A window from Myxocyprinus asiaticus isolate MX2 ecotype Aquarium Trade chromosome 37, UBuf_Myxa_2, whole genome shotgun sequence encodes these proteins:
- the LOC127427595 gene encoding cleavage stimulation factor subunit 1, translating into MFRPKPTLKDRQHLYRLIISQLLYDGYTTIANSLINEVKPQSVVSPSEQLMQLAKTGMENDDSAVQYAIGRSDTVAPGVGIDLEFDADVQTMSPEASEYETCYVTSHKGPCRVATYSRDGQLIATGSADASIKILDTERMLAKSAMPLEVMMNETAQQNMENHPVIRTLYDHVDEVTCLSFHPTEQILASGSRDYTLKLFDYSKPSAKRAFKHIQEAEMLRSISFHPSGDFLLVGTQHPTLRLYDVNTFQCFVSCNPLDQHTDTICGVCYNPSANTYVTCSKDGSIKLWDGVSNRCVTTFEKAHDGAEVCSVVFSKNSKYILSCGKDSVAKLWEISTGRTLVKYTGAGLSGRQTHRTRGVFNHTEDYVLLPDERTISLCCWDSRTAERKNLLSLGHNNIVRCIVHSPTNPGFMTCSDDFRARFWYRRTTTD; encoded by the exons ATGTTCCGGCCCAAGCCCACGTTGAAGGACAGACAGCACCTGTACAGGCTGATCATCAGCCAGCTACTGTATGATGGCTACACCACCATTGCCAATAGTCTGATCAATGAGGTCAAGCCTCAGAGTGTGGTGTCTCCATCTGAGCAGCTCATGCAGCTGGCTAAGACAG gaatggAGAATGATGACAGCGCTGTCCAATATGCTATTGGTCGCTCGGACACTGTGGCGCCTGGTGTGGGCATTGACCTAGAGTTTGATGCAGATGTACAGACCATGTCCCCAGAAGCATCAGAGTATGAGACCTGCTATGTGACGTCCCATAAGGGTCCATGTCGTGTCGCAACCTACAGCCGTGATGGGCAGCTCATTGCGACGGGCTCTGCCGATGCCTCGATTAAGATCCTGGACACGGAACGCATGTTGGCCAAAAGCGCCATGCCACTAGAG GTGATGATGAATGAAACGGCCCAGCAGAACATGGAGAACCACCCTGTAATCAGAACACTGTATGATCATGTGGATGAAGTCACCTGTCTGTCTTTTCACCCAACCGAGCAGATCCTGGCCTCTGGCTCCCGTGATTACACCCTCAAACTCTTTGATTATTCAAAGCCTTCTGCAAAAAGAGCCTTCAAACACATACAG gaagctgaaatgTTGCGCTCCATCTCCTTCCACCCCTCTGGGGATTTCTTACTGGTGGGCACGCAGCACCCCACTCTGCGCCTATACGACGTCAACACTTTCCAGTGTTTCGTGTCCTGCAACCCTCTAGATCAGCACACAGACACCATCTGCGGAGTCTGTTACAATCCCAGCGCCAACACCTACGTCACCTGCAGCAAAGACGGTAGCATCAAACTGTGGGACGGAGTGTCTAACCGATGTGTGACCACTTTTGAGAAAGCTCATGACGGCGCTGAGGTCTGTTCGGTCGTCTTCTCCAAGAACTCCAAATATATTCTGTCATGTGGAAAGGATTCTGTCGCCAAACTGTGGGAAATTTCCACAGGCAGGACTTTGGTAAAGTACACAG GTGCGGGGCTCAGTGGGCGACAAACACACCGCACTCGGGGTGTGTTCAACCACACAGAGGACTACGTGCTACTTCCGGATGAGCGAACCATCAGTCTGTGCTGCTGGGATTCAAGAACCGCAGAGAGGAAGAACTTGCTCTCCTTGGGTCACAATAACATAGTGCGCTGTATCGTTCACTCGCCCACCAATCCAGGCTTCATGACCTGTAGCGATGACTTCAGAGCTCGTTTCTGGTATCGCCGCACAACCACCGACTGA